One window from the genome of Acanthochromis polyacanthus isolate Apoly-LR-REF ecotype Palm Island chromosome 21, KAUST_Apoly_ChrSc, whole genome shotgun sequence encodes:
- the med9 gene encoding mediator of RNA polymerase II transcription subunit 9 gives MAGLPTKLEKEGEDCSLLPLVHDIIKCMDKDSQDVHQELAKLKAKIQEAREQISNMPGTDSSPLEQQQQLATLREQVRTKNQLLQKYKSLCMFDVPKVS, from the exons ATGGCGGGGCTTCCAACAAAGCTCGAAAAAGAGGGCGAGGATTGTTCTTTGCTGCCTTTAGTTCATGATATTATCAAATG CATGGACAAGGACAGTCAGGATGTCCATCAAGAACTGGCTAAACTGAAGGCAAAGATTCAGGAGGCTCGGGAGCAGATCTCCAACATGCCCGGGACAGACAGCAGTCccctggagcagcagcagcaactggCCACGCTGCGGGAGCAGGTCCGCACCAAgaaccagctgctgcagaaatatAAAAGTCTATGCATGTTTGATGTGCCGAAAGTATCATGA